The following are from one region of the Thiocapsa rosea genome:
- the nusA gene encoding transcription termination factor NusA yields MSKEILLVVEAVSNEKDVPEGVIFEAIEAALASATRKKHGGEIDVRVAIDRKTGDYRSFRRWEIVPDPELGVLDAPSRQITESAAQILEPELGLGDFIEEEIDSELFGRIAAQTAKQVIVQKVREAERAKIVEAFGERKGQLVTGIVKKAERGTIMVDLGSNAEALVPRDHVIPRESVRPGDRLRGYLYDVRSEPKGPQLFVSRTAPELLIELFKLEVPEVGEGLIQILGAARDPGSRAKIAVRTTDPRIDPVGACVGMRGSRVQAVSNELNGERVDIILWDDNPAQYVINAMSPADVVSIVIDEEARSMDVAVKEENLAQAIGRNGQNVRLASQLTGWELNVMNEEDAAAKGEQEAVRSVQNFMEQLGVDENLAAILVEEGFSTVDEVAYVPLVEMQAIDELDDETIELLRERANDVLLTRAIATEEDGARDPEQGLLDMDGMDEPLAYALAERGVATVEDLAEQSVDDLLDIDGMDRERAARLIMKAREPWFADAPQE; encoded by the coding sequence ATGAGTAAAGAGATCTTATTGGTCGTGGAGGCCGTCTCGAACGAGAAGGACGTCCCCGAAGGCGTCATCTTCGAGGCCATCGAGGCCGCGCTGGCGTCGGCCACCCGCAAGAAACACGGCGGGGAGATCGATGTGCGCGTGGCGATCGACCGCAAGACCGGCGACTATCGCTCCTTCCGGCGCTGGGAGATCGTGCCCGATCCCGAGCTGGGTGTTCTGGATGCCCCGTCGCGACAGATCACCGAGTCCGCGGCACAGATTCTCGAGCCCGAGCTCGGCCTCGGCGATTTCATCGAGGAAGAGATCGACTCGGAGCTGTTCGGGCGGATCGCGGCCCAGACCGCAAAGCAGGTCATCGTGCAGAAGGTCCGCGAGGCCGAGCGTGCGAAGATCGTCGAGGCGTTCGGCGAGCGCAAAGGTCAATTGGTGACCGGCATCGTGAAGAAGGCCGAGCGCGGTACCATTATGGTTGATCTCGGCAGCAACGCCGAGGCCCTGGTGCCGCGCGATCATGTGATTCCTCGCGAGTCGGTGCGCCCCGGTGATCGACTGCGCGGCTATCTCTACGATGTCCGCTCCGAGCCGAAGGGTCCGCAGCTGTTCGTCAGCCGCACCGCCCCGGAGCTGCTCATCGAGCTGTTCAAGCTCGAGGTGCCCGAGGTCGGAGAGGGGCTGATTCAGATCCTGGGTGCGGCACGCGATCCGGGCTCCCGTGCCAAGATCGCGGTGCGGACCACCGACCCGCGCATCGACCCTGTCGGTGCCTGTGTCGGGATGCGCGGCTCGCGCGTTCAAGCCGTCTCCAACGAGCTCAACGGCGAGCGTGTCGACATCATCCTCTGGGACGACAATCCCGCCCAGTACGTCATCAACGCCATGTCCCCGGCCGACGTCGTCTCGATCGTCATCGACGAAGAGGCGCGCAGCATGGACGTCGCCGTCAAGGAAGAAAACCTTGCGCAGGCGATCGGACGCAATGGTCAGAACGTGCGCCTTGCCAGTCAGTTGACCGGCTGGGAGCTCAACGTGATGAACGAGGAGGACGCGGCGGCCAAAGGCGAGCAAGAGGCCGTTCGCTCCGTCCAGAACTTCATGGAGCAGCTCGGGGTCGATGAGAATCTCGCGGCGATCCTGGTCGAAGAAGGTTTCAGCACGGTCGACGAGGTCGCCTACGTGCCCTTGGTCGAGATGCAGGCGATCGACGAGCTCGATGATGAAACGATCGAGCTGCTGCGCGAGCGCGCAAACGATGTGTTGTTGACGCGCGCGATCGCGACCGAGGAGGACGGGGCTCGGGATCCCGAGCAGGGTTTGCTCGATATGGACGGGATGGACGAGCCACTGGCCTATGCCCTTGCGGAACGCGGCGTGGCCACAGTCGAGGATCTCGCCGAGCAGTCGGTCGACGACCTGCTGGATATCGACGGGATGGACCGCGAGCGTGCGGCCCGCTTGATCATGAAGGCCCGCGAGCCCTGGTTTGCGGACGCCCCGCAGGAATAG
- the infB gene encoding translation initiation factor IF-2, translating into MSEVTVKQLASTVGIPVERLLTQLNEAGITAENAETTLTEQEKLQLLGYLRRSHGKAEADSGTAPGQVTLKRKSVSELRQPAAAPRGNVGSTRPTPAARAKTVSVEVRRKRTYIKRADEPVPPPSAASAQQRPAVERARPQRERSSSAAPAHDGGRRRIELEALRAEQEARRLAEQEDQERQAREQDEKRRIEEQERRVAEAARAAEEAARLAAEEAERSAASAAIEIESAIEADEEEPVVAAVVRRAEAAKPKKAPPKKPAELSEKERSVKKAGRKDSSRSRDAAVVPGADYEEIDASGGAAGRGLRRKKKTLKPQLQDKHIFQKPTAPVIREVEIPESISVGELASRMSVKASEVIRELFKQGVMVTINQALDRDTATIVVEELGHTAVRADERDAEGVLMEEVQEQVEQAEMLPRPPVVTIMGHVDHGKTSLLDYIRRTRVASGEAGGITQHIGAYHVETAKGTVSFLDTPGHAAFSAMRARGAKVTDIVILVVAADDGVMPQTVEAIQHARASGVPIIVAINKIDKPDAHPDKVMQELTQHQVVAEEWGGDTMMVQVSAKTGDGIDDLLDGILLQSEVLELKAAVDGPARGTIVESSLDKGRGPVATVLVQSGTLRRGDIIVSGGEYGRVRAMFDEAGAPVEAAGPSIPVQVLGLSGTPYAGDDVMTVADERRAREVAEFRSARSRQSRFDEQRGVSLDQLFAQIKDGEQKSVNLIIKADVQGSLEALKDSLLKLGNEEVKVALVAVGVGGITESDANLAVTSNAILLGFNVRADAAARRVIEDKGLDLRYYSIIYELIDDVKKAISGLLSPIVTEEIIGLAQVRDVFRSSKFGAVAGCMVTEGAIRRNSPIRVLRNNVVVYEGALESLRRFKDDVNEVKNGIECGIGVKNYNDVQPGDQIEVFERTERAREI; encoded by the coding sequence ATGAGTGAAGTCACGGTCAAGCAACTCGCCTCTACGGTCGGCATCCCGGTTGAGCGTCTCCTGACACAGCTGAACGAGGCAGGCATCACCGCGGAAAACGCGGAAACCACCTTGACGGAGCAGGAGAAACTCCAGCTTCTCGGCTACCTGCGTCGCAGCCACGGAAAGGCCGAAGCCGACAGCGGTACGGCGCCCGGTCAAGTCACGCTTAAGCGCAAGTCGGTCAGCGAGCTGCGCCAACCCGCGGCGGCTCCACGGGGAAATGTCGGAAGTACGCGACCAACCCCCGCCGCTCGGGCTAAGACCGTGAGTGTCGAGGTTCGGCGCAAACGGACCTACATCAAGCGCGCCGACGAGCCCGTGCCCCCGCCGTCCGCGGCCAGCGCCCAGCAGCGGCCTGCCGTGGAGCGTGCGCGGCCCCAGCGCGAGCGCTCCTCGTCGGCGGCACCTGCGCATGACGGCGGGCGTCGCCGCATCGAACTCGAGGCGTTGCGTGCCGAGCAGGAGGCGCGCCGGCTCGCCGAGCAGGAGGATCAAGAGCGCCAAGCGCGCGAGCAGGACGAGAAGCGTCGGATCGAGGAGCAGGAGCGACGCGTTGCCGAGGCAGCGCGTGCGGCGGAAGAGGCGGCGCGTCTCGCTGCCGAGGAGGCGGAGCGCTCGGCCGCGAGTGCTGCGATCGAGATCGAGAGCGCGATCGAAGCCGACGAGGAAGAGCCCGTAGTGGCGGCCGTCGTGCGTCGCGCCGAGGCCGCGAAGCCGAAGAAAGCCCCCCCGAAGAAGCCTGCCGAACTCTCCGAGAAGGAGCGGTCGGTCAAGAAGGCTGGACGCAAAGACAGTTCGCGTAGCCGCGATGCTGCGGTGGTTCCGGGTGCCGATTACGAAGAGATCGACGCCAGCGGCGGTGCCGCCGGGCGCGGACTGCGTCGAAAGAAAAAGACGCTCAAGCCGCAGCTTCAGGACAAGCATATCTTCCAGAAACCGACCGCGCCGGTGATCCGCGAGGTCGAGATCCCCGAGTCCATCTCGGTCGGCGAGCTCGCCAGCCGCATGTCGGTCAAGGCTTCCGAGGTGATCCGCGAGCTCTTCAAACAGGGCGTCATGGTCACCATCAACCAAGCGCTCGATCGCGATACGGCGACCATCGTCGTCGAAGAGCTCGGCCACACGGCGGTCCGTGCCGACGAGCGCGACGCCGAAGGCGTGCTGATGGAAGAGGTCCAGGAGCAGGTCGAGCAGGCCGAGATGCTGCCGCGTCCGCCGGTCGTGACCATCATGGGTCACGTCGACCACGGCAAGACCTCGTTGCTCGACTATATCCGCCGCACCCGTGTCGCCTCCGGCGAGGCGGGCGGGATCACCCAGCACATCGGCGCCTACCACGTCGAGACGGCCAAGGGCACGGTCTCCTTCCTCGATACACCGGGCCATGCCGCCTTCTCGGCGATGCGGGCTCGCGGGGCCAAGGTCACGGACATCGTCATCCTGGTGGTGGCGGCCGACGACGGCGTCATGCCGCAGACGGTCGAGGCCATCCAGCACGCCCGTGCCTCCGGGGTTCCGATCATCGTCGCGATCAACAAGATCGACAAACCGGACGCCCATCCGGACAAGGTGATGCAGGAGCTGACCCAGCATCAGGTGGTCGCCGAGGAGTGGGGCGGCGACACCATGATGGTGCAGGTCTCGGCCAAGACCGGCGACGGCATCGACGATCTGCTCGACGGTATCCTGCTGCAGTCCGAGGTGCTCGAGCTGAAGGCCGCCGTCGACGGCCCCGCCCGCGGGACCATCGTCGAGTCCAGTCTCGACAAGGGACGCGGTCCGGTCGCGACCGTCCTGGTTCAATCCGGAACACTGCGGCGCGGCGACATCATCGTCAGCGGCGGGGAGTACGGTCGCGTGCGCGCCATGTTCGACGAGGCCGGCGCCCCGGTCGAGGCGGCCGGTCCGTCGATTCCGGTGCAGGTGCTGGGTCTTTCGGGCACGCCCTATGCCGGCGACGACGTCATGACGGTCGCCGACGAGCGTCGTGCTCGCGAGGTCGCGGAATTCCGCTCGGCGCGTTCGCGTCAGAGCCGTTTCGACGAACAGCGCGGTGTCAGCCTGGATCAGCTCTTCGCGCAGATCAAGGACGGCGAGCAAAAGAGCGTCAACCTCATCATCAAGGCCGATGTACAGGGCAGTCTCGAGGCACTCAAAGACAGCCTGCTGAAGCTCGGCAACGAAGAGGTCAAGGTCGCGCTGGTCGCGGTCGGCGTGGGCGGCATTACGGAATCCGACGCCAACCTGGCTGTGACGTCCAACGCCATCCTGCTCGGGTTCAACGTCCGCGCCGATGCCGCGGCACGGCGGGTGATCGAGGACAAGGGCCTCGACCTGCGCTACTACAGCATCATCTACGAGCTGATCGACGACGTGAAGAAGGCCATCTCGGGCCTGCTCAGTCCGATCGTCACGGAGGAGATCATCGGTCTGGCTCAGGTGCGCGATGTCTTCCGCTCCTCGAAGTTCGGCGCGGTTGCCGGCTGCATGGTCACCGAGGGTGCGATTCGTCGCAACAGCCCGATCCGCGTGCTGCGCAACAATGTCGTGGTCTACGAGGGGGCGCTCGAGTCGTTGCGCCGCTTCAAGGACGACGTGAACGAGGTGAAGAACGGCATCGAGTGCGGCATCGGCGTGAAGAACTACAACGATGTGCAGCCGGGCGACCAGATCGAGGTCTTCGAGCGGACAGAACGGGCCCGCGAGATCTGA
- the rbfA gene encoding 30S ribosome-binding factor RbfA, with product MKEFDRTERIGAELKRVLSTLVRDEVNDPRLANITVHEVRVTRDLAHAKVFFTCFPTDDEAAEQARLLNGKLAGFLRHGLAQRVRLRTIPQLHFVFDESIGKGERLAALIAQAVGQSDTSTHQDADQEPQVDGTPS from the coding sequence ATGAAGGAATTCGACCGTACCGAACGCATCGGCGCCGAGCTGAAGCGTGTCCTCTCCACGTTGGTGCGCGACGAGGTGAATGATCCGCGTCTGGCCAACATCACGGTCCACGAGGTGCGGGTGACGCGGGACTTGGCGCACGCCAAGGTCTTCTTCACCTGCTTCCCGACGGACGACGAAGCCGCCGAGCAGGCGCGTCTGCTCAACGGGAAGCTCGCCGGCTTCCTCCGCCACGGGCTCGCACAGCGCGTGCGTCTTCGGACCATCCCTCAGCTGCATTTCGTGTTCGACGAGTCGATCGGCAAAGGCGAGCGCCTTGCGGCGCTGATCGCGCAAGCGGTCGGGCAGTCCGACACATCCACGCATCAAGACGCCGATCAGGAGCCGCAGGTTGATGGGACGCCGTCGTAG
- the truB gene encoding tRNA pseudouridine(55) synthase TruB: MGRRRSTGRDVTGILLLDKPLGLSSNDALQRVKRFYRAAKAGHTGSLDPLATGLLPCCLGDATKFSAYLLDADKRYRVRVRLGVTTTTADAEGEIVADVPVVGIDEARVREVLLGFLGTISQLPPMHSAVKHQGQRLYKLARQGLEVERTPREIQIFALDLLSMDLPEIELDVHCSKGTYVRTLAEDIGRMLGCGAHVSGLRRTAVGPYAETAGPFVGLDQVEAMAGEDDMAGLDALLLPLDSALGHWPAVRLSADAAFYLRQGQAVLIPQAPTDGLVRLYDPSQIFVGVGSILDDGRVQPKRLI; encoded by the coding sequence ATGGGACGCCGTCGTAGTACAGGCCGGGATGTCACGGGCATCCTGCTGCTGGACAAACCGCTGGGTCTGTCGTCGAACGACGCCCTGCAGCGCGTGAAACGGTTCTACCGCGCCGCCAAGGCCGGCCATACCGGGAGCCTCGATCCTCTGGCGACCGGACTCCTGCCCTGCTGTCTGGGCGATGCGACCAAGTTCTCCGCCTATCTGCTGGATGCGGACAAGCGCTATCGGGTGCGCGTGCGCCTGGGCGTGACGACCACGACCGCGGATGCCGAGGGCGAGATCGTCGCCGACGTACCCGTCGTCGGGATCGACGAGGCGCGCGTGCGCGAGGTGCTGCTCGGCTTTCTCGGCACCATCTCGCAACTGCCGCCGATGCACTCGGCCGTGAAGCACCAGGGGCAACGGCTCTATAAGCTGGCGCGCCAGGGTTTGGAGGTCGAGCGGACCCCGCGCGAGATTCAGATCTTCGCGCTCGATCTGCTCTCGATGGATCTACCCGAGATCGAGCTGGACGTGCATTGCTCCAAGGGCACTTATGTGCGCACGCTCGCCGAAGATATCGGTCGCATGCTGGGCTGCGGCGCCCATGTCAGCGGACTACGCCGCACCGCCGTGGGGCCTTACGCGGAAACCGCCGGTCCCTTTGTCGGTCTGGACCAGGTCGAAGCGATGGCCGGCGAAGACGACATGGCCGGTCTGGATGCGCTGCTCCTGCCGCTCGACAGCGCCCTGGGTCACTGGCCGGCGGTGCGTCTCTCCGCCGACGCCGCGTTCTATCTGCGCCAAGGCCAGGCGGTCTTGATCCCGCAGGCGCCGACCGACGGACTGGTCCGACTCTATGATCCGTCGCAGATCTTCGTCGGTGTAGGCAGTATCCTCGACGACGGGCGCGTCCAGCCCAAGAGGCTGATTTAG
- the rpsO gene encoding 30S ribosomal protein S15 encodes MTMTAAEKKQIVEDYRRADADTGSPEVQVALLTARILQLTDHFKEHKHDHHSRRGLVRMVNSRRKLLDYLKRKDVDRYRELITRLGLRR; translated from the coding sequence ATGACAATGACCGCAGCCGAGAAGAAACAGATTGTCGAAGACTACCGTCGTGCCGATGCCGACACGGGGTCTCCGGAGGTGCAGGTCGCGCTTTTGACCGCACGCATTCTGCAGCTCACCGATCATTTCAAGGAGCACAAGCACGATCATCACTCGCGCCGCGGTCTGGTGCGCATGGTCAATTCACGTCGCAAGCTGCTCGATTATCTCAAGCGCAAGGATGTCGACCGCTATCGCGAGCTGATTACGCGTCTCGGCCTGCGCCGCTGA
- the pnp gene encoding polyribonucleotide nucleotidyltransferase gives MIPKAIVKQFKLGDQTVTLETGEIARQADGAVLVNVDDTVVLVTVVVDKRPGAVRDFLPLTVDYQEKTYAAGRIPGGFFRREGRPSEVEVLTSRLIDRPIRPLFAKGFRQEIQVIATVKSLNPAVNPEVPAMLGVSAALAISGVPFNGPIGAVRVGYKNGEYILNPAVVGVGPDSDLDLIVAGTEKAVLMVESEARGLTEEVMLGAVLFGHEQMKPAIAAIRELAAEAGKPPMDWTPPVPDTALAEAVASACGERIAEGYRIKDKQARYAALNAVRAAVVAELCAGESPAWSESQVMGAIEKFEKTTVRSSIIAGNPRIDGRDNVTVRPITIRTGVLPRTHGSALFTRGETQALVITTLGTERDSQIIDALEGERREHFMLHYNFPPFCVGETGRVGTPKRREVGHGRLAKRGVLAVMPSIEEFPYSVRVVSEITESNGSSSMASVCGTSLSLMDAGVPVKAPVAGVAMGLIKEGDAFAVLTDIMGDEDHLGDMDFKVAGTSEGINALQMDIKIEGITAEIMETALDQAKAGRLHILGEMNKVIGAHRSEMSEHAPRIIELKIHPEKIRDVIGKGGSVIRAITEETGATIDINDDGVVKIFSVEKAAGEEAKRRIRLITADVEVGKIYEGRVARLMDFGAFVTILPGRDGLVHISQICEERVQSVSDKLSEGDQVRVKVLEVDKQGRIRLSMKAIEPGE, from the coding sequence GTGATTCCCAAAGCTATCGTGAAGCAATTCAAGCTCGGCGACCAGACAGTGACGCTCGAGACCGGCGAGATCGCGCGCCAGGCCGACGGCGCCGTGCTCGTCAATGTCGACGATACGGTTGTTCTGGTCACGGTCGTTGTCGACAAGCGCCCCGGCGCGGTGCGCGACTTCCTGCCCTTGACCGTCGATTATCAAGAAAAGACCTATGCCGCCGGCCGGATCCCCGGCGGCTTCTTCCGTCGTGAAGGGCGTCCGAGCGAGGTCGAGGTTCTCACCTCGCGTCTGATCGATCGTCCGATCCGTCCCCTGTTCGCGAAAGGTTTCAGACAAGAGATCCAGGTGATCGCGACGGTCAAGTCGCTGAACCCTGCGGTCAATCCCGAGGTTCCCGCCATGCTCGGCGTCTCGGCCGCATTGGCGATCTCGGGCGTTCCGTTCAACGGACCGATCGGCGCCGTGCGCGTCGGCTACAAGAACGGCGAGTACATCCTCAATCCGGCGGTCGTCGGTGTGGGTCCGGATTCGGACCTCGACCTGATCGTTGCCGGGACCGAGAAGGCGGTCTTGATGGTCGAGTCCGAGGCGCGCGGTCTCACCGAGGAGGTGATGCTCGGTGCCGTGCTGTTCGGTCACGAGCAGATGAAGCCGGCCATTGCCGCAATCCGCGAGCTGGCTGCCGAAGCGGGCAAGCCCCCGATGGACTGGACGCCTCCCGTGCCCGATACCGCATTGGCCGAGGCCGTGGCGAGTGCCTGTGGCGAGCGTATCGCCGAGGGCTATCGCATCAAGGACAAGCAAGCGCGCTACGCCGCCCTGAACGCAGTCCGCGCGGCGGTGGTTGCCGAGCTTTGCGCCGGCGAGAGCCCCGCATGGAGCGAATCCCAGGTGATGGGTGCGATCGAGAAGTTCGAGAAGACCACCGTGCGCAGCTCGATCATCGCCGGCAACCCGCGTATCGACGGTCGCGACAACGTGACGGTGCGTCCCATCACGATTCGCACCGGTGTGCTGCCCCGCACGCACGGCTCGGCGCTCTTCACGCGCGGCGAGACCCAGGCCCTGGTCATCACCACCTTGGGCACCGAGCGCGATTCGCAGATCATCGATGCCCTGGAAGGCGAGCGGCGCGAGCACTTCATGCTCCACTACAACTTCCCGCCCTTCTGTGTCGGTGAGACCGGTCGGGTCGGCACGCCGAAGCGGCGCGAGGTCGGCCACGGCCGTTTGGCCAAGCGCGGCGTGCTCGCCGTCATGCCGAGCATCGAAGAGTTTCCCTATTCGGTGCGCGTGGTCTCGGAGATCACCGAGTCCAACGGCTCCAGCTCCATGGCCAGTGTCTGCGGCACCAGTCTGTCGTTGATGGATGCCGGCGTGCCGGTGAAGGCGCCGGTGGCCGGCGTGGCGATGGGTTTGATCAAGGAAGGCGATGCCTTTGCCGTGCTGACCGACATCATGGGCGACGAGGATCACCTCGGCGACATGGACTTCAAGGTGGCCGGAACGTCCGAGGGCATCAACGCCCTGCAGATGGACATCAAGATCGAGGGCATTACCGCCGAGATCATGGAAACGGCACTCGATCAGGCGAAGGCCGGCCGGCTGCACATCCTCGGCGAGATGAACAAGGTCATCGGTGCACATCGCTCCGAGATGTCCGAGCATGCCCCGCGCATCATCGAGCTGAAGATCCATCCCGAGAAGATCCGCGATGTCATCGGCAAGGGCGGCTCCGTCATCCGCGCCATCACGGAAGAGACCGGTGCCACCATCGACATCAACGACGACGGCGTGGTCAAGATCTTCTCGGTCGAGAAGGCCGCCGGCGAGGAGGCCAAGCGCCGCATCCGTCTGATCACGGCCGATGTCGAGGTCGGCAAGATCTACGAAGGCCGTGTCGCACGCCTGATGGATTTCGGCGCCTTCGTCACCATCCTGCCGGGACGCGACGGGCTTGTGCACATCTCCCAGATCTGCGAGGAGCGCGTGCAGAGTGTGAGCGACAAGCTCTCCGAGGGCGATCAGGTCCGGGTGAAGGTCCTCGAGGTCGACAAGCAAGGCCGCATCCGTTTGAGCATGAAGGCGATCGAGCCGGGCGAGTAA
- a CDS encoding competence/damage-inducible protein A, whose amino-acid sequence MSTHQHRPPTAFGLIVIGDEILKGSRVDAHLRAFKEMVGERGHELAWHWLLPDDPEVLVAHLRFSLGRQDPVFVCGGIGATPDDHTRACAATAVGLDLMRHPEAKALLEEKFGAEVYPNRILMADLPAGCDLIPNPINRIPGFSLRGHWFLPGFPQMAWPMAQWVLDRFYGVSDLVQERAFELFDTPESSLIPVMRDLGDRFPELKLFSLPHLGDDAHIRLGFRGRSGIEAAMDALRERLERDGIPYREAAPDTLHP is encoded by the coding sequence ATGTCAACGCACCAACACCGCCCGCCCACTGCCTTCGGTCTCATCGTGATCGGCGACGAGATCCTCAAGGGCTCCCGCGTCGATGCCCATCTGCGCGCCTTCAAGGAGATGGTCGGCGAGCGCGGCCATGAGCTGGCGTGGCACTGGCTGCTTCCGGACGACCCGGAGGTGTTGGTTGCCCATCTGCGCTTCTCGCTGGGGCGCCAGGATCCCGTATTCGTGTGCGGCGGCATCGGCGCGACACCGGACGATCACACCCGCGCCTGCGCCGCGACCGCGGTCGGTCTGGATCTGATGCGTCATCCCGAAGCCAAAGCCCTGCTCGAGGAGAAGTTCGGTGCCGAGGTCTACCCCAACCGCATCCTTATGGCGGATCTGCCTGCAGGGTGCGATCTGATTCCGAACCCGATCAACCGGATCCCGGGCTTTTCGCTGCGCGGGCACTGGTTTCTTCCGGGTTTCCCCCAAATGGCCTGGCCGATGGCGCAATGGGTGTTGGATCGCTTCTACGGCGTCTCGGACCTGGTGCAGGAGCGGGCCTTCGAGCTTTTCGATACCCCGGAAAGCAGCCTGATCCCCGTGATGCGCGATCTCGGCGACCGGTTCCCCGAGCTGAAGCTCTTCAGCCTGCCTCATCTCGGAGATGATGCCCACATTCGGTTGGGTTTTCGCGGGCGCAGCGGGATCGAAGCGGCGATGGACGCCCTGCGCGAACGCCTCGAGCGCGATGGGATTCCGTATCGCGAGGCTGCGCCGGATACCCTGCATCCGTGA
- a CDS encoding response regulator — protein MFGASGTAEEQRRNVTPCFGPVDRVLRQAAFEQSSGRYPGTDAARIMVVDDDLLLLRATSRLAISWGYQCETYSEPHRALLAAEASAPDLLIVDIYMPYIDGFEVIKRMRTMGGATRILAVSGDAGYGQRTHVLDISRVMGADAVLEKPIVAWLLRATVKRLIGPADRD, from the coding sequence ATGTTCGGTGCATCCGGGACTGCCGAGGAGCAGCGGCGGAACGTCACACCTTGCTTCGGACCTGTCGATCGGGTCCTGCGCCAGGCAGCGTTCGAGCAATCCTCGGGCCGCTATCCGGGTACCGACGCAGCTCGCATCATGGTCGTCGATGACGACCTGCTTCTGCTGCGTGCCACGTCGCGCCTCGCGATCTCCTGGGGTTACCAATGTGAGACCTACAGCGAACCTCACCGCGCGCTCCTCGCTGCCGAGGCGAGCGCGCCTGACCTCTTGATCGTCGACATCTACATGCCCTACATCGATGGGTTCGAGGTGATCAAACGGATGCGGACGATGGGCGGCGCAACCCGCATCCTCGCCGTCAGCGGGGATGCCGGTTACGGGCAGCGGACCCACGTGCTCGATATCAGTCGCGTCATGGGGGCAGATGCCGTGCTCGAAAAACCAATCGTTGCCTGGTTATTGCGGGCGACCGTCAAGCGCCTGATTGGTCCCGCCGATCGCGACTGA
- a CDS encoding sigma-54-dependent transcriptional regulator, producing the protein MMNKETNDWSDVILVVDDDDSMLRILQLLLQRAGYGVITARSAGEGLRLSETYGPSLAILDWKLPDMTGLELLRQLKLALPDLPVILLTGFANLEGAVSAIKEGAYDYLAKPMGNKEFLARVQGALEHDSRPFPVIGGRDPLTERMGTSTAITRTIEDIERVAPTDFSVNLFGETGSGKEVVAHAIHEASPRAKQPFVAVDCGAIPESLIENELFGHERGAFTGADRQQAGRFEAADGGTLFLDEITNLSLSAQARLLRVLQERVIYRVGGSTPIPVDVRLISASNRQLADAVSEGGFRADLLYRLSDYRIAIPPLRERREDIMHIANQFLVDANRDLHKHIGHFTDKAVQAMLTYHWPGNVRELRSVVRRAVLIAQYLIDVNHLDLPESGFRTQSNPLGESIATQMDPDSEGFSLKEIVRARVEHLEREVLSSALRRHNGNKAAVARMLQVDYKTVHTKLKAYGLGV; encoded by the coding sequence ATGATGAACAAGGAAACGAACGATTGGTCGGACGTCATCCTTGTCGTGGATGACGACGACAGCATGCTGCGAATCCTGCAGCTTCTCCTTCAGCGTGCAGGCTATGGGGTCATCACGGCCCGTTCGGCGGGGGAGGGGCTGCGCCTATCGGAGACTTACGGGCCGAGTCTGGCGATCCTCGACTGGAAACTGCCGGACATGACCGGGCTGGAACTCTTGCGTCAGCTCAAGCTCGCTCTCCCGGATCTGCCGGTGATCCTTCTGACCGGGTTCGCCAATCTGGAAGGCGCGGTCAGCGCCATCAAGGAAGGCGCCTACGATTATCTCGCCAAGCCAATGGGTAACAAAGAATTTTTAGCCAGGGTTCAGGGGGCGTTGGAGCATGATTCACGTCCCTTCCCGGTCATTGGGGGTCGGGATCCGCTGACCGAGCGGATGGGGACAAGCACGGCGATCACGCGAACCATCGAGGACATCGAGCGGGTGGCACCCACGGACTTCTCGGTGAACCTGTTCGGGGAGACCGGCTCGGGCAAGGAGGTGGTCGCCCATGCGATCCACGAGGCCAGTCCCAGGGCGAAGCAGCCCTTCGTTGCCGTCGACTGCGGTGCAATCCCGGAGTCTTTGATCGAGAACGAGTTGTTCGGCCACGAGCGCGGCGCCTTTACGGGTGCGGATCGGCAACAGGCGGGACGGTTCGAAGCCGCCGACGGCGGGACGCTGTTTCTCGACGAGATCACCAATTTGTCCCTATCGGCGCAGGCTCGGCTCTTGCGGGTTCTGCAGGAACGGGTCATCTACCGGGTCGGGGGCAGCACGCCGATCCCGGTCGACGTGCGGCTGATCTCGGCGAGCAACCGGCAGTTGGCCGATGCGGTGAGCGAGGGCGGTTTCCGCGCCGACCTGCTGTATCGGCTGTCCGACTATCGCATCGCGATCCCGCCGCTGCGCGAGCGGCGGGAGGACATCATGCACATCGCCAACCAGTTTCTGGTCGATGCGAACAGGGATCTGCACAAACACATCGGTCATTTCACGGACAAGGCCGTCCAAGCCATGTTGACCTACCACTGGCCGGGCAATGTGCGTGAGCTCAGGAGCGTCGTGCGTCGTGCGGTCTTGATCGCGCAATACCTCATCGATGTCAATCACCTTGACCTCCCGGAGTCCGGGTTCCGAACCCAGTCGAATCCGCTAGGCGAGTCCATAGCCACCCAAATGGATCCGGACAGCGAAGGTTTCTCGCTCAAGGAGATCGTGCGCGCACGGGTCGAGCATCTGGAACGGGAGGTCCTCTCGAGCGCCCTGCGACGCCACAACGGCAACAAGGCGGCGGTGGCTCGGATGCTCCAAGTGGACTACAAGACGGTTCACACCAAGTTGAAGGCCTACGGATTGGGGGTGTGA